A window of the Butyricimonas faecalis genome harbors these coding sequences:
- a CDS encoding beta-N-acetylhexosaminidase produces MKKISFVSIVVLCIMLLGGCASEPNQEVNIIPQPKSITVTDGGFYLSPKTVINVVKGADDLQPACTFMSTLVEKSFGKTLTVENGEARKNAINIVVDPSMETDVYDLTVEKNAVHIKGGSSKAVFYAMQSLRQMMPVGVEKGEKMDRIRIQNVQIQDEPRLGYRGTMLDVCRHFFTVDEVKTFIDMLALHKLSVFHWHLTDDQGWRIEIKKYPELTKIGSQRKQTVIGKNTGKYDGTPYGPYFFTQEEIKEVIQYAADRYITIIPEIELPGHALAALATYPELGCTGGPYEVCQMWGVFPEVFCPGNEKTFEFWEGVLDEVAELFPGEIIHIGGDECPRDAWKKCKKCQARMKQEKMKEEGELQNYTVHRIEAYLKEKGKRIIGWDEILEGDVSKTAIVMSWRGKTGGIKGAKRGNEVVMVPNDYAYFDYYQSQDIDNEPFGIGGFVDVAKVYSLDPTEGLTAEEGEKIIGVQANLWAEYITTFSHAQYMLLPRMAALAEVAWTPQADREYSNFLNRAKLLTQRYEALGYNFAKHILQEPKSDE; encoded by the coding sequence ATGAAAAAAATCAGTTTCGTTTCAATCGTAGTATTGTGTATTATGTTGCTTGGCGGATGTGCCAGCGAACCGAATCAAGAGGTGAATATTATACCTCAACCTAAAAGTATTACCGTGACGGATGGCGGTTTTTATTTATCCCCGAAAACAGTGATTAACGTGGTGAAGGGGGCGGATGATTTGCAACCGGCTTGTACTTTTATGAGCACATTGGTTGAGAAATCTTTCGGGAAGACTTTGACCGTGGAGAACGGGGAGGCTAGGAAAAATGCGATTAATATTGTTGTCGATCCATCTATGGAAACGGATGTTTATGATTTAACGGTGGAGAAGAATGCCGTTCATATAAAAGGCGGAAGTTCGAAAGCTGTTTTCTATGCCATGCAGAGTTTACGGCAGATGATGCCCGTGGGCGTGGAGAAAGGGGAGAAGATGGATCGGATTCGGATTCAAAATGTACAGATTCAAGATGAACCTCGGTTAGGGTACCGGGGAACAATGTTGGACGTGTGTCGTCATTTTTTCACGGTGGATGAGGTGAAGACTTTTATCGATATGTTGGCTTTGCATAAGTTGAGCGTGTTCCACTGGCATTTGACGGATGACCAGGGGTGGCGTATCGAGATAAAGAAATACCCGGAACTCACGAAGATTGGAAGTCAACGGAAACAGACCGTGATTGGTAAAAATACCGGAAAATATGACGGTACTCCATACGGACCGTACTTTTTCACACAGGAAGAGATTAAAGAGGTTATTCAGTATGCTGCCGATCGGTATATCACGATTATTCCGGAAATAGAGCTTCCCGGGCATGCGCTTGCCGCTTTGGCTACTTATCCGGAATTGGGATGTACGGGTGGACCTTACGAGGTGTGTCAGATGTGGGGCGTGTTTCCGGAAGTATTTTGCCCCGGTAACGAGAAAACGTTTGAGTTTTGGGAAGGCGTGTTGGATGAGGTTGCGGAATTGTTTCCCGGAGAGATCATCCATATCGGGGGTGACGAGTGTCCGAGGGATGCTTGGAAAAAGTGTAAGAAGTGTCAGGCCCGGATGAAACAGGAGAAAATGAAGGAAGAAGGGGAACTGCAAAATTATACCGTTCACCGGATCGAGGCGTATTTGAAGGAGAAGGGCAAGAGAATTATCGGTTGGGATGAAATATTGGAGGGGGATGTTTCTAAGACAGCGATCGTTATGTCGTGGAGAGGAAAAACGGGTGGTATTAAAGGAGCAAAGAGAGGAAACGAGGTGGTGATGGTGCCGAATGATTACGCTTATTTTGATTATTATCAATCTCAAGATATTGATAACGAACCTTTTGGTATCGGTGGTTTTGTGGATGTAGCGAAAGTGTACAGTTTGGACCCGACAGAGGGTTTGACTGCCGAGGAAGGAGAGAAGATCATCGGGGTGCAGGCTAATTTGTGGGCGGAGTATATTACTACTTTTAGTCATGCTCAATATATGTTATTGCCGCGTATGGCTGCTTTGGCAGAGGTGGCATGGACCCCGCAGGCTGATAGGGAGTATTCCAATTTCTTGAATCGGGCGAAGTTGTTGACTCAACGTTACGAGGCTTTAGGTTATAATTTCGCGAAACATATTTTACAAGAACCAAAATCTGATGAATAA
- a CDS encoding beta-mannosidase: MNKIVWVLFFGCITWGIIGCSTEKEIRTELNSGWQFRQRDSGTWLPATVPGTVHTDLLANGKIEDPFYRMNELQLQWIDKKDWEYRTEFTVLEEIGEKVNQRITFTGLDTYADVYLNGEKLGSTDNMFRTWRFDVAGKLKVGRNELHVVFASPTLKGREEMERYGLRLPADNDQSVRGEMGDDRVSVYTRKAPYHYGWDWGPRLVTSGIWRPVVLEAWNDVKVEDVFVHQPSVTKEEAQLIAEVCVNSDKQQNVTMAIVSAGKVLLQEQKELKKGENKISIPYVIRNPRLWWSNGLGKQNLYDFTIQVTSEEGVLAEKKVTTGLRSLKLVRQKDQWGESFGFELNGIPVFAKGANAIPNDVFLPRVTRDLYEKVVSDAANANMNMIRVWGGGTYEDDAFYEFCDKYGIMVWQDFMFACAMYPGNQAFLDNVRQEAIDNVTRIRNHPCIALWCGNNENALAWRHGAPGGWGWKNAFTKEEQDTVFKAYYTVFHEILPDVVKDYTDGDDYWPSSPMAGSEPDQHGLDGTTSGDQHYWGVWHGFRPLESFDEATTRFCSEYGFQSFPAMSTIEKYALPEDYDIESEVMKSHQRSYIGNGRILDYMKMYYRVPENFEQFIYMTHVLQGLSTKMAIEAHRRNMPYCMGSLIWQINDCWPVASWSTTDYYHEWKAAHYVMRDCFKEVIVAPKWEGDSLAVYAVSDRLEDTRGMLSIKVLDFYGNLIFLTQRGANIPANTSTVLWKLNRDSLLVGSSEKEVVLVVRLQGGQVLDEKNVYCVYHKDLDLPVPHFSIQAMEENGEKFIQVSSNKLACNVMFYIPGVSTFFSDNYIDIIPGRSYKIKVETDLSPAQIRERIRLRCMY, encoded by the coding sequence ATGAATAAAATAGTTTGGGTGCTGTTTTTTGGGTGTATCACCTGGGGAATAATCGGGTGTTCAACCGAAAAAGAGATTCGTACGGAACTGAATTCCGGTTGGCAATTCCGGCAAAGGGATTCGGGGACGTGGTTACCCGCGACGGTACCCGGTACGGTACACACGGATTTGTTGGCCAACGGGAAGATTGAAGATCCTTTTTACCGGATGAATGAGTTGCAGTTGCAATGGATTGACAAGAAGGATTGGGAGTACCGGACGGAGTTCACAGTTTTGGAGGAAATAGGGGAAAAGGTCAATCAACGGATCACGTTCACGGGGTTGGATACTTACGCCGATGTATATTTGAACGGGGAGAAATTAGGAAGTACGGACAATATGTTCCGGACGTGGAGGTTTGATGTTGCGGGTAAACTGAAGGTCGGACGTAACGAGTTGCACGTCGTGTTTGCTTCCCCGACTCTTAAGGGACGGGAGGAAATGGAACGTTACGGGTTGAGGTTACCCGCGGATAATGATCAGAGTGTACGGGGAGAGATGGGAGATGACCGGGTTAGCGTGTACACTCGTAAAGCTCCTTACCATTATGGTTGGGATTGGGGACCTCGTTTGGTGACTTCCGGTATCTGGCGTCCGGTGGTATTGGAGGCTTGGAATGACGTGAAGGTGGAGGATGTGTTTGTTCACCAGCCTTCCGTGACAAAGGAAGAGGCTCAACTGATCGCGGAGGTTTGTGTGAATTCGGATAAGCAACAGAATGTCACGATGGCGATTGTGAGCGCGGGGAAAGTGTTGCTGCAGGAGCAAAAGGAATTGAAAAAGGGTGAGAATAAGATATCTATACCTTATGTGATCCGGAATCCCCGCTTGTGGTGGAGTAACGGGTTGGGGAAACAGAATCTGTACGATTTCACGATTCAGGTGACCAGCGAGGAAGGTGTCTTGGCGGAAAAGAAGGTGACTACGGGTTTACGGTCGTTGAAATTAGTTCGACAAAAGGATCAATGGGGGGAATCTTTCGGTTTCGAGTTGAATGGTATACCCGTGTTTGCCAAGGGGGCTAACGCTATACCGAATGACGTGTTTCTACCTCGTGTGACCCGAGATTTGTACGAGAAAGTGGTGTCGGATGCGGCGAATGCCAACATGAATATGATCAGGGTATGGGGTGGTGGAACATACGAGGATGATGCCTTTTATGAATTCTGTGATAAGTACGGGATCATGGTGTGGCAGGATTTCATGTTTGCCTGTGCGATGTATCCCGGAAATCAAGCGTTTTTGGATAACGTGCGTCAGGAGGCTATTGACAATGTTACACGAATACGGAATCATCCTTGTATTGCTTTGTGGTGTGGGAATAATGAAAACGCTTTGGCTTGGCGACACGGTGCGCCGGGGGGATGGGGGTGGAAGAATGCTTTCACGAAGGAGGAACAGGATACAGTTTTCAAGGCCTACTATACCGTTTTTCACGAGATTCTGCCCGATGTGGTGAAGGATTACACGGATGGGGATGATTACTGGCCTTCCTCGCCGATGGCGGGATCGGAACCGGATCAGCATGGATTGGACGGAACGACTTCGGGCGATCAGCATTACTGGGGGGTATGGCATGGTTTTCGACCATTGGAGAGTTTTGACGAGGCGACTACCCGTTTTTGCAGTGAATACGGTTTTCAGTCCTTCCCGGCGATGAGTACAATAGAAAAGTATGCCCTGCCGGAGGATTACGATATAGAATCGGAGGTGATGAAATCACACCAGAGGAGTTATATCGGTAACGGGCGTATTCTGGATTATATGAAAATGTATTACCGGGTTCCGGAGAATTTTGAACAGTTTATTTACATGACCCACGTGTTACAAGGGTTGTCTACGAAAATGGCTATCGAGGCACATCGTCGGAATATGCCATATTGCATGGGTTCCCTGATTTGGCAGATCAATGATTGTTGGCCTGTTGCCAGTTGGTCGACGACGGATTATTACCATGAATGGAAAGCGGCACATTACGTGATGCGGGATTGCTTTAAGGAGGTGATCGTAGCTCCGAAATGGGAGGGGGATTCGTTAGCTGTTTATGCCGTGAGTGATAGGTTGGAGGATACTCGTGGGATGTTGAGTATTAAGGTTCTTGATTTTTATGGTAATCTCATTTTTTTGACTCAAAGAGGAGCAAATATACCGGCGAACACTTCGACTGTTTTGTGGAAATTGAACCGGGATTCGTTGCTTGTGGGAAGTTCGGAGAAAGAGGTGGTACTTGTGGTACGTTTACAAGGTGGTCAGGTCTTGGATGAAAAGAATGTTTATTGCGTGTATCATAAGGATTTAGATTTACCGGTACCTCATTTCTCTATACAGGCCATGGAGGAGAATGGTGAGAAGTTTATTCAGGTTTCTTCAAATAAATTGGCTTGTAATGTCATGTTCTATATTCCGGGAGTATCGACTTTCTTTTCGGATAATTATATAGATATAATTCCGGGAAGGAGCTATAAAATAAAGGTTGAGACGGATTTATCCCCAGCTCAGATACGGGAACGGATAAGGCTGCGTTGTATGTATTGA
- a CDS encoding TonB-dependent receptor, whose translation MQLHIYKIIFLLFTLAMPVTIYAQTQKKDTTRKSTTTIPEKKITKYTLKGIVTGETDDETLPGAHIYVGEDKKPTTVTNAMGEFSLTDLLPGELVITASFVGYQATSKKYLVKADTNVGIIKLLPEVLEEVVITAKPPLIIQKGDTTEFNANALKVPEDAELEDLLKKLPGFQIVDGKLMANGEEVKKIYIDGTEYFLSNPMAALQTLPASLVNKIKMFDGKSEEADFSGYDDGKRFRSLNIETKNPNQLKVFGKANLGHGISENLENSFKDNNYNLGVSANAFNKKQKFSIQGSLRNTNQGSELPNAQYHGKGGNNRGKNYSMDFANTFSKGTDIGGSYNGSNNESYSASSRIQEYFPSESFQSNIYNSESHSWSESSSHNVNTRFNYSMNKKNRFYFTPSFSFSQSDSRSLNMNSNIQDNDTINITNSKNQSHSENRSFGGNFSWMHAFQKTGRTLTLNGNINISKNKNNNTQQDSSIINKRDTLRNLINTSEGISNSYTASISYSEPLTEKARLSFNYSFSYNKNSSDKESMSYKDALFTEVIGIDTALTNKTSTIRTSNNLGIRYGYNQEKFYFNAGGSINLSREENRYEYLNAPDSNVRNNYLNLSPQINFSYRLSQRSSMTFYYNGNTNSPRAEQLQDILDVRDQLNISTGNPNLKKTFSQSASMSFSRNIVSEENFSFLNVNISFRNSFNNIATATQFISKDTVINGYQILQGARLTRPVNLNGQWGLSMNTSYSFEIKSLKLRLSPSLSYNYSRTPSIYDNIKNLTNSHNASFGLNISSNVSENLDYNVSSRTSYSNLTSTTTDGSSSFSQTVNANAKWVFWKEFILAGDYSYSYTLSKKGGNVNQSNSLLNMEIGKKFLKRKQLQVRFKAMDILRQRNLLNYSIQDLYTQTSYSTNERNYYMLTVSYRFNSIGKKKERRGPEETPPPGFF comes from the coding sequence ATGCAACTTCATATCTACAAAATAATCTTCCTTTTATTCACGCTGGCCATGCCCGTGACAATATATGCTCAAACACAAAAGAAAGACACGACTAGAAAAAGTACAACCACAATACCCGAAAAAAAGATTACCAAATACACGCTAAAAGGTATCGTAACAGGAGAGACTGATGACGAAACTTTGCCAGGTGCACACATTTATGTTGGCGAAGATAAAAAACCAACAACCGTAACCAATGCCATGGGAGAATTCTCCCTAACAGACCTCCTTCCAGGAGAGCTGGTCATTACCGCTTCCTTTGTCGGTTATCAAGCTACAAGCAAAAAATATCTGGTAAAAGCAGACACCAATGTCGGAATAATTAAATTACTTCCGGAAGTATTAGAAGAAGTCGTTATTACAGCCAAACCACCTTTGATCATTCAGAAAGGCGATACAACAGAATTCAACGCAAATGCATTGAAAGTCCCGGAAGATGCCGAATTGGAAGACCTGTTGAAAAAACTACCCGGCTTTCAAATTGTCGACGGGAAATTAATGGCAAACGGGGAAGAAGTCAAGAAAATCTATATTGACGGAACCGAATACTTCCTCAGCAATCCGATGGCTGCACTCCAGACACTTCCGGCAAGTCTCGTTAACAAGATAAAAATGTTTGACGGGAAAAGTGAAGAAGCTGACTTTTCAGGATACGACGATGGAAAAAGATTCCGGTCATTAAACATTGAAACCAAGAATCCCAACCAGTTGAAAGTATTCGGTAAAGCCAACCTTGGACACGGCATTTCAGAAAACTTAGAAAATTCATTTAAAGACAATAACTACAATCTAGGCGTTTCAGCTAATGCCTTTAATAAAAAGCAAAAATTCTCCATACAGGGAAGCTTACGTAACACCAATCAAGGTTCCGAACTTCCTAATGCACAATACCACGGGAAAGGTGGGAACAATCGAGGAAAAAATTACTCCATGGACTTCGCCAACACGTTCAGCAAAGGTACTGATATCGGGGGTAGTTACAATGGTAGCAACAACGAATCTTATTCTGCTAGCTCCCGTATTCAGGAATATTTCCCTTCTGAAAGCTTCCAGAGTAACATTTACAATTCAGAATCACATTCCTGGTCTGAAAGTTCAAGTCATAACGTGAATACCCGTTTTAACTACTCCATGAACAAGAAAAACAGGTTCTACTTCACCCCCTCTTTTTCATTTAGCCAATCAGATAGCCGATCATTGAACATGAATAGCAATATTCAAGATAACGATACGATAAATATCACGAACAGCAAAAATCAAAGTCATAGTGAAAATCGTTCTTTCGGGGGTAATTTCTCGTGGATGCACGCTTTCCAGAAAACAGGCCGAACATTAACTCTAAACGGAAATATAAACATCAGTAAAAACAAAAACAATAATACACAACAAGATAGCAGTATTATAAATAAAAGAGACACGTTACGTAATCTTATTAACACTTCCGAAGGAATATCAAACTCATACACGGCATCTATTTCTTATTCAGAACCATTAACTGAAAAAGCCCGATTATCATTCAATTACTCATTCAGTTACAACAAGAATAGTTCGGACAAAGAAAGCATGTCATATAAAGATGCACTTTTCACGGAAGTCATCGGTATCGACACGGCCTTAACCAATAAAACCAGTACCATAAGAACAAGTAATAACCTGGGCATCCGTTATGGATACAATCAAGAAAAATTCTATTTCAATGCCGGAGGCTCAATCAATTTATCGAGAGAAGAAAACAGATACGAATACTTGAATGCACCGGACTCAAACGTGAGAAATAATTACCTGAATCTTTCTCCTCAAATAAATTTCAGCTATAGATTATCCCAAAGATCTAGCATGACTTTTTACTATAACGGGAATACAAATTCCCCTAGAGCCGAGCAATTACAAGACATTCTTGATGTGAGAGACCAATTAAATATTTCAACAGGAAATCCCAATTTGAAAAAAACATTCTCACAATCGGCCTCAATGTCCTTTAGCCGAAATATTGTAAGCGAAGAGAATTTCAGTTTCTTAAACGTAAATATCAGTTTCCGAAATTCATTCAACAATATTGCCACGGCAACCCAATTTATCTCAAAAGACACGGTTATCAACGGTTACCAGATATTGCAAGGTGCACGACTCACACGTCCCGTAAATTTGAACGGACAATGGGGACTTTCCATGAACACCAGTTATTCCTTTGAAATCAAGTCCTTAAAATTAAGATTAAGTCCTTCTTTATCTTACAATTATTCTCGAACACCTTCAATCTATGACAATATAAAGAATTTGACGAATTCCCATAACGCATCATTCGGCCTAAACATTAGTAGTAACGTATCCGAGAATTTGGACTATAACGTATCTTCTCGCACCTCTTACTCCAATTTGACAAGCACGACCACGGATGGCTCCAGTTCTTTCTCTCAAACAGTCAACGCAAATGCCAAATGGGTGTTCTGGAAAGAATTCATCCTTGCCGGAGATTATTCATATAGCTACACGCTAAGTAAAAAAGGCGGAAACGTGAACCAATCCAACAGTCTTCTAAACATGGAGATCGGGAAAAAATTCTTGAAAAGAAAACAACTTCAAGTCAGATTCAAAGCAATGGACATCTTACGTCAAAGAAACCTACTGAATTACAGCATTCAAGACCTGTACACACAAACCAGCTACAGCACGAATGAGCGGAATTACTACATGTTAACCGTTTCCTACCGCTTTAACTCCATTGGTAAAAAGAAAGAAAGAAGAGGTCCGGAAGAAACACCGCCTCCCGGATTCTTTTAA
- a CDS encoding DUF4923 family protein produces the protein MKRVIAICCVLMCFGGVQLVQAQSLKDILNSSKVKDVVNLVTGNVIKFSDLQGTWKYVEPACKMTSGDLLKEASGSLITSALEKKMVNIYTKLGIVPGNFSYTFSSDSTFTNTVGKKVLKGTYSLDEKTRVLTLRYMLAQTITVKSVEVQLVKSGEQVSLLFNTEKLMNFISVLSSALKKSNKTTTSLMDGYDEILLGFEMKK, from the coding sequence ATGAAACGAGTTATTGCAATTTGTTGTGTGTTGATGTGTTTTGGAGGAGTACAATTGGTACAAGCCCAATCATTAAAGGACATTTTGAATTCATCGAAGGTGAAGGACGTGGTGAATCTTGTAACAGGTAATGTGATTAAATTTTCGGATCTTCAAGGAACTTGGAAGTACGTGGAGCCTGCTTGTAAAATGACGAGTGGAGATTTGTTGAAAGAAGCGAGTGGTTCATTGATAACTTCGGCATTGGAGAAAAAGATGGTGAATATTTACACGAAGCTGGGGATTGTTCCGGGAAATTTCAGCTACACGTTTAGCAGTGATAGTACGTTTACGAATACAGTTGGGAAAAAGGTATTGAAGGGAACGTATTCTTTGGACGAGAAAACAAGAGTGTTGACATTACGTTATATGTTGGCACAAACGATCACGGTGAAAAGCGTGGAAGTGCAGTTGGTGAAATCGGGAGAACAGGTGTCATTACTTTTCAATACGGAAAAGCTTATGAACTTTATCAGTGTATTATCCTCTGCTTTGAAGAAATCAAATAAAACGACCACTTCACTAATGGATGGGTATGATGAGATTCTTTTAGGATTTGAGATGAAAAAATAA
- a CDS encoding OmpP1/FadL family transporter, with amino-acid sequence MKIVCILTLMLFFSLFASAQNEEDAIRFSRIFPFGTARSAAMGGAFGALGGDLSTLSTNPGGIGVFRKSEASFTSMLDFAHAKTGKFDYEKNMYLLGDLGFVLSFTPMSDKWKNVNIGFNYTNLNNFNKNIYQGNFISKGSSLIDVWKAEADGKPTSDLNPFTTRLAYDAYLLNLPEGSKDNIYDIPINNTHSVEELKYTKERGYQAEYAISAGANYDDKFYFGATLGIQSLHFKSYSHYTEWVVGDGIDSKLKGFTFDQDFTTSGTGVNFKFGMIYRPIPAIRIGAAIHTPTYYNLDAYAMNWVSSEFVELPFEGADLGNDLKYGMYQEADYSYKLKTPWRVIGSLATVLGQRAIISADYEYIDYTSAKFTNSGSGNEYVATNDAIKTIYKSTHNFRFGAEYRFNSLFCARGGYAYSASPYTKGEMNEKNNVQTITGGLGLNFGVFYADLAYLHKNSKLNGLFYYYETSKGEVIESPEFQTKFKDNEFRLTLGIRF; translated from the coding sequence ATGAAGATTGTATGTATACTAACACTAATGCTCTTTTTCTCCCTTTTTGCCTCTGCACAAAATGAAGAAGATGCAATTAGATTCTCTCGGATCTTTCCTTTCGGAACAGCTAGATCCGCTGCCATGGGTGGTGCGTTTGGTGCTTTGGGAGGTGATTTGTCCACCTTAAGTACAAACCCGGGAGGAATTGGTGTATTTAGAAAATCAGAGGCTAGTTTCACGTCAATGCTTGACTTTGCTCATGCAAAAACAGGAAAGTTTGATTATGAAAAAAACATGTATTTATTGGGAGATTTAGGTTTTGTTCTGTCATTCACACCCATGAGTGACAAGTGGAAAAACGTTAATATCGGTTTCAATTACACCAATCTAAATAATTTCAATAAAAACATATATCAAGGTAATTTTATATCTAAAGGTTCTTCCCTGATTGATGTGTGGAAAGCGGAGGCAGATGGAAAACCTACAAGCGATTTAAATCCATTTACCACAAGATTAGCTTATGATGCCTACCTTCTTAATTTACCGGAAGGAAGTAAGGACAATATATACGATATTCCAATAAATAACACTCACTCCGTAGAAGAGTTGAAGTACACGAAAGAGAGAGGGTATCAGGCTGAATACGCTATTTCTGCCGGAGCGAATTACGATGATAAATTTTATTTTGGTGCCACATTAGGAATTCAATCCCTTCATTTCAAATCTTATTCACATTACACGGAATGGGTTGTAGGAGATGGTATTGATAGCAAATTAAAAGGCTTCACTTTTGATCAAGATTTCACTACCAGTGGTACCGGCGTAAACTTTAAATTCGGAATGATTTATCGTCCTATACCGGCAATACGCATCGGAGCAGCTATTCACACTCCAACATATTACAATTTAGACGCCTATGCCATGAATTGGGTTTCATCGGAGTTTGTAGAGCTTCCGTTTGAAGGAGCTGATCTAGGAAACGATTTGAAGTACGGAATGTATCAAGAAGCCGATTATTCCTACAAATTAAAAACCCCATGGAGAGTGATAGGAAGTCTTGCAACTGTTCTCGGACAAAGAGCCATTATCAGTGCTGATTATGAATACATTGATTATACTTCAGCTAAATTCACCAATAGTGGTTCCGGTAACGAGTATGTCGCGACGAATGATGCCATAAAAACTATTTATAAAAGCACTCATAATTTCCGTTTCGGAGCCGAGTATCGATTCAATAGTTTATTTTGCGCACGAGGAGGTTATGCTTATTCTGCCTCGCCCTATACGAAAGGGGAAATGAATGAAAAGAATAACGTTCAAACAATCACGGGTGGTCTGGGATTAAATTTCGGTGTATTCTACGCGGACCTTGCTTATCTTCACAAGAATTCCAAGCTAAACGGTCTATTCTATTACTATGAAACTTCAAAAGGGGAAGTAATTGAATCCCCCGAATTTCAGACAAAATTCAAAGACAACGAATTCAGGCTAACATTAGGAATCAGATTTTAA
- the proS gene encoding proline--tRNA ligase, producing MAKFLTSREENYSQWYNDLVVKAGLAENSAVRGCMVIKPYGYAIWEKMQQQLDKMFKETGHTNAYFPLLIPKSFFSKEADHVEGFAKECAVVTHYRLKNDPNGGGVVVDPAAKLEEEYIIRPTSETIIWNTYKNWIQSYRDLPILCNQWANVMRWEMRTRMFLRTAEFLWQEGHTAHATKEEAVEEAQKMIRVYAEFAEKWMAMPVIMGHKSETERFAGALDTLTIEAMMQDGKALQSGTSHFLGQNFAKAFDVQFTTKEGKQEYVWATSWGASTRLMGALIMSHSDDNGLVLPPKLAPLQVAIVPIYKSLEGLEKIRQTVSGLMDKLKAAGISVKFDDRDTQKPGWKFADYELKGVPVRLAMGERDLENGTIEVARRDTLTKETLPLEGVEQHIETLLEEIQENIYKLALERRSKLITKVDSYEEFKTLLDTKGGFFLCHWDGTPETEELIKNETKATIRCIPFDSPDEEGKCMVTGKPSHKRVLIARAY from the coding sequence ATGGCTAAGTTTTTAACTTCAAGAGAAGAGAATTATTCGCAATGGTACAATGATCTGGTCGTAAAAGCCGGATTAGCAGAGAATTCAGCTGTAAGAGGATGTATGGTGATTAAACCTTACGGTTATGCCATATGGGAAAAAATGCAACAACAACTGGACAAAATGTTCAAGGAAACGGGACATACGAATGCTTATTTCCCATTGTTGATTCCGAAATCATTCTTTTCAAAAGAAGCTGATCACGTGGAGGGTTTTGCAAAAGAGTGTGCGGTTGTAACTCATTATCGGTTAAAGAATGATCCGAATGGCGGTGGGGTAGTTGTGGACCCGGCTGCTAAACTGGAAGAGGAATATATTATTCGTCCGACTTCCGAAACGATTATTTGGAATACATATAAAAATTGGATACAGTCTTATCGTGATCTTCCTATCCTTTGTAATCAATGGGCTAACGTGATGCGTTGGGAAATGCGTACGCGTATGTTCCTGCGTACTGCCGAATTCTTGTGGCAAGAAGGACACACGGCTCATGCGACGAAAGAGGAAGCGGTTGAGGAGGCTCAAAAAATGATTCGAGTGTATGCCGAATTTGCCGAGAAATGGATGGCTATGCCGGTAATTATGGGCCATAAGAGTGAAACGGAACGTTTTGCCGGGGCATTGGATACGTTAACAATCGAGGCGATGATGCAGGATGGAAAAGCTCTTCAGTCTGGAACTTCTCATTTCTTGGGACAGAACTTCGCGAAGGCTTTTGACGTACAATTTACCACGAAGGAAGGAAAACAGGAATATGTATGGGCAACCTCATGGGGAGCTTCAACCCGTTTGATGGGAGCGCTGATCATGTCACATTCCGATGACAACGGTTTGGTATTACCCCCGAAATTGGCTCCGCTACAAGTGGCTATCGTGCCTATTTATAAAAGTCTGGAAGGATTGGAAAAAATTCGTCAAACAGTTAGCGGGTTGATGGATAAATTGAAGGCCGCGGGAATCAGCGTGAAATTCGATGATCGTGACACGCAAAAGCCGGGTTGGAAATTTGCCGATTACGAGCTGAAGGGAGTTCCGGTACGTCTGGCTATGGGAGAGCGCGATCTTGAGAACGGTACGATTGAGGTGGCTCGTCGCGATACTTTGACCAAAGAAACGTTGCCATTGGAAGGCGTGGAACAGCACATCGAGACTTTGTTGGAGGAAATTCAGGAAAATATATACAAGTTGGCTTTGGAACGTCGTTCTAAATTGATCACGAAAGTGGATTCTTACGAGGAATTCAAAACTTTGTTGGACACGAAAGGTGGATTCTTCCTGTGTCATTGGGATGGAACCCCGGAAACGGAAGAACTGATCAAGAACGAAACGAAAGCAACCATCCGCTGTATCCCATTCGATTCTCCCGACGAGGAGGGTAAATGTATGGTAACAGGTAAACCTTCTCATAAGAGGGTGTTGATAGCGAGAGCTTACTAA